DNA sequence from the Edaphobacter lichenicola genome:
AAACTGAGCCTGCCGATGGCAGGAGCGCATAACGCGCTCAATGCTACTGCTGCTGCGGCGCTGGCGGCGGGGCAGGGTGTTCCGGTTGAGGCGATCGTCGAGGCACTGGCGACCTTCAAGAGTGTGAAGCGCAGGCTGGAGGTGCGTTCGGTGGTCGGGGGCGTAACCGTGATCGACGACTTTGCGCATCATCCGACGGCGATTCGTGAGACACTGCGGGCGCTGCGGGAGTCGTATCCTAACCGGCGTCTGTGGGCTGTGCTGGAGCCACGGTCGAATACTCTTCGGCGGAACGTCTTTGAGTTGGATCTGGTGGATAGCCTTGCGCTTGCGGACCGCGTTGTGCTGGCTTCGGTGTTCAAATCGGAGAGCATTCCGGCGGACGAGCGATTGCATCCTGAGCATGTGGTGAGTGCTTTGAATGCACGCGGAGTTCCTGCGAGTCTGCTGGCGGATGCCGACGCGATTGTGAAAGCTGTGGTGCCGGAGTTGCGTGAGGGAGACGTGGTTGCGATTCTCTCCAACGGAGGATTCGGGAATATCTACGCGAAGCTTCCGGCGGCGATTGCGGGCCGGACTACAAGCAGGTAAGGCCGCGGTAGAGGCCCGCTGCGGCTGGTATCCTTGAAGATGGAATGTTCGCAACCCTGAAGCTCGTCTTTGTTTATCTCGCCCTCGGTCCAATCACCGGGATCATTGGCATCCCTTACACGCTGCTGGTTGGAGACGTTAGCAGGCTCTATCGCGTTGCGATGTGGATCACGAACGCGGGGGTACGCGCTGCGGGAATTAAGATCGACATCAGCGGGGTTGAAAATATTCCAGCAGGACGCAGCTGCATCTTTATGAGCAATCATGTCTCGAATCTTGATCCTCCGGTCACGATTCCGCTTCTGCCGGGGCGCAGCTCGGTGCTGCTGAAGCAGGAGCTGATGAATATCCCCATCCTGGGAAAGGCGATGCGGCTGGCGAAGTTTGTGCCGGTGGAGCGGGGGAGCCGCCGCGATGCTGCTCAGGCCAGTGTAGCGGCTGCAGGGGATGCGCTTCGCTCCGGGCTGCACATCCTGGTCTATCCGGAGGGAACGCGCTCGCCGGATGGGCGACTCTCAACCTTCAAGAAGGGGCCATTTTTTCTGGCGCAGGAGACGAAGGCTCTCATTGTTCCGATTGCTATTTCGGGAACGCAGACGATGATGCGAAAGGGCAGCAACGCGATTACGCCTGGGTTGGCGCGGGTTCAACTGCTTCCGGCTATCGAGCCTTCGGACTATGAGACGCGAGAGGAGCTGATGCGGGCAGTCAGGAATGCGATTGCAGCGGCGCTGCCGCCGGAGATGCAGCCGGCGGACTACTTGACGATGGCGTTGTAACCGTCTGTCTGAAGACGCTGCCGCATGGCGTCGGCATCTTTCTTGACGAAGAAGGGCCCGATCTGCACGTGGAGCAGCTTGTCCTGCGGCTCCTTGTGGATGGTTACGCTGTAGCCGCGTTGCTTCAAGGCATTGACGAGAACGTCGGCGTCCTCCTGGTGAGAGACGGCGGCTACCTGGACGATCGCTCCACCTTGTGCGGCGGATGGGATGGGAGCCACCGCTGCGGGCCTGCCGGTTGGCTTGATGGCTGGTTCGGGGCGAAAGTCTGCGGCTACGGCCTTGGCCCTGGCAGGTGTGGGAGCGGGCTGGGTTGCTTCCGTGGGTTGTGTTGCTGAAGCGTCTGGAAGGCTGGAGCGTTGACTCGCGTCCTCGGCAACGATCACTGGCAAGGGGGATGCTGCGTGAGCTGCGAGGCTTCCGGGAGAGGGTTTGGAGGCGGTGGACTCCGGGTTTGAGCTGGTGTTCTCCGCTGTGGTGGCTACAGGCGGGGCCGAACGTCTGCCCAGCGAGTAGCCGAAGCCGAAGAAGACCGCGCAGAGTAGACCGAGTACGAAGAAGATGCCAAGGATGGTGGTGGTGCCAAGCGAGATCTCGCGATCCTGTTCGCGAGAGTCGTGAAGATCCTGCAAGTCGTCGTCGGTTTGGTAGCGGCTGTTCACGGTCAGACCTTCTTCTCCAACGCCGTGTCGGGCGTGAATGTCTTATTGAACAGGTTCATCAGCTCCATTGGAAGGGGAAATACTATGGTGGTATTTTTCTCGACACCTATCTCGGTGAGGGTCTGGAGGTAGCGAAGCTGGAGGGTCATGGGCTGGGTGGCCATGAGTTGGGCGGCCTCGACGAGCTTGGCGGCGGCGTTGAACTCTCCCTCGGCGTGGATGATCTTGGCCCTGCGTTCGCGCTCGGCCTCGGCCTGCTTGGCCATGGCGCGCAGCATGGACTCGGGCATGTCGACCTGTTTGACTTCGACGGAGACGACCTTGACTCCGAAGGGGGCGGTGTGACCGTCGATGATGGTCTGGATGCGGATGTTGAGGGCTTCGCGGTGGGCGAGAAGGCCGTCGAGGTCGACTTCACCGAGGACCGAACGCAGGGTGGTCTGGGCGAACTGTGAGGTTTGATAGATATAGTTGGCGACTTCGATGACGGCCTTGGTGGGGTCGACGACGCGGAGGGTGATGACGGCGTTGACCTTGAGGGTGACGTTGTCGCGGGTGATGACGTCCTGAGGGGGAACCTCCATCGCCTCCTGGCGGAGGCTGACGCGGACGATCTGGTCGAGGGGGCGGAAGATCCAGATGAGACC
Encoded proteins:
- a CDS encoding SPOR domain-containing protein, whose product is MNSRYQTDDDLQDLHDSREQDREISLGTTTILGIFFVLGLLCAVFFGFGYSLGRRSAPPVATTAENTSSNPESTASKPSPGSLAAHAASPLPVIVAEDASQRSSLPDASATQPTEATQPAPTPARAKAVAADFRPEPAIKPTGRPAAVAPIPSAAQGGAIVQVAAVSHQEDADVLVNALKQRGYSVTIHKEPQDKLLHVQIGPFFVKKDADAMRQRLQTDGYNAIVK
- a CDS encoding lysophospholipid acyltransferase family protein → MFATLKLVFVYLALGPITGIIGIPYTLLVGDVSRLYRVAMWITNAGVRAAGIKIDISGVENIPAGRSCIFMSNHVSNLDPPVTIPLLPGRSSVLLKQELMNIPILGKAMRLAKFVPVERGSRRDAAQASVAAAGDALRSGLHILVYPEGTRSPDGRLSTFKKGPFFLAQETKALIVPIAISGTQTMMRKGSNAITPGLARVQLLPAIEPSDYETREELMRAVRNAIAAALPPEMQPADYLTMAL
- a CDS encoding slipin family protein; its protein translation is MMSLPLLFAIVIVVLYLVNSLNILKEYERGVIFRLGRVKQAAAGPGLIWIFRPLDQIVRVSLRQEAMEVPPQDVITRDNVTLKVNAVITLRVVDPTKAVIEVANYIYQTSQFAQTTLRSVLGEVDLDGLLAHREALNIRIQTIIDGHTAPFGVKVVSVEVKQVDMPESMLRAMAKQAEAERERRAKIIHAEGEFNAAAKLVEAAQLMATQPMTLQLRYLQTLTEIGVEKNTTIVFPLPMELMNLFNKTFTPDTALEKKV